CCCGCGTACATCGGCTCCACGCGCTACGACCGGGACTGCCGGACCGTGACCTTCAGCCCCACGGACCAGCCGGCCTCGGGCCAGATTGACCTGCGCTCGACCGAGTGGATCACCGAGTGCAACAACACCGGCGGCGGCACCTATCCCGGCCCCGGCGGACATCCGATACCGGTGCCGCCCCAGCAGAACTGCTGGGAACGCCCGGGCTACTCCTACAGCGGCCAGGCCCAGATCATGCTGCGCGACCGCCTGCAGCTCTTCCCCTGGGAGTACGACAAGTTCGAGGTCTGCCTGGAAGGCCCGTGGTACAGCCTCTACACGATCGACGCGGCCTATGAGTACAAGATGGTGCAGGGCGGCAACCGCGACGGCGACTTCATCCTGGCCCCTCTCAAGAAGAAGGCCATGAAGCCGGACCCGGCCGGCATCGTCGCGCAAGGCCTCTCCGCGAACATGATCCTCTCGCTCAAGGACAAATGGGCCTCCTACTACCAGGGAGAGCAGACCGTCTTGAAGGTCGAACTGCGCAAAGAGGTCTCTTTCTGGCCCGACCAGACGGTGCTGGACAAGGAGATCTCCGTGGCCCCGGCCGACGCCTACACTGTGGACCTCATGGCCTACGCCAAGGAGTTCTCGCAGAAACTCGAGCCGGGCAAGAAGTACTACGTGCGCTACGCCTTCAAGAGGATCGGCAGCATATCCAAGCCTGACCTCATGAAGGTCGGCGACACCGACAAGGTCCCCTATCAGCCCGCGACCTTGGCGGCCGCCTACTGAGGGAGCGCATGACGAGGAGACCCCCTGGCCGCGGCCGGGGGGTCCTCCTTGACGGCCCCGCGATTTGTTGCTACCCTAACCACCCATGGCGCACATCATGGTCGTCGACGACGACCGAGGCATCGTCAGCCTGATCAAGACGCTCCTGAACAAAGCCGGCCACCGCGTCACCACGAGCGGCTCCGGCCAGGACGCGCTCAAGAAGCTCGGGATGGAGCCCGATGCCCCGTCGGCGGAGCTGCCCGACCTGCTCCTGCTGGACATCATGATGCCCGAGGTGGACGGCTACAAGGTGGGGACCGTGATCCGCGAGCGCGAGCGGACCCGCGGCATCCCGATCGTGGTCGTCTCCGCCCTCCGGGACCTGAGCCCGATCTTCAACGCCACCGTCAAGGTCGAGGGGTTCCTGACCAAGCCTTTCGCCCCCGAGGACCTGCTCGCCCTCGTCGCGAAGATCCTCGCCGCCAAGGACGCGCGCAAGGATTAGCGGCTCAGCTGTTCCAGTTGTCGTGGACGCAAAGATAGGGGACCGGCACTTCCACGACCCGGCGCGAGCGCAGCCAGACGTCCAGACGGTCCTTCACGGGATTCAGAGCCAGCAGGGAATCCCTGAGCCCCGGGGAGAGCAGCACCGGATGCCCTCGGCGCCCCCCCTGGACCGGGACCACAGCCTCGGCCCCGCCCTCAGCCGCGCGCTCCGCCAGCAAGCGGAACAGCTCTGGCTCCCAGACCCGCATGTCCACGTGATAAAGGAAGGTCCAGCGCTCCAGGGGCAGGGCGCGCGCCAAGGCCAGGATCGCAGCCAAAGCCGGAGCTTCCGGGTCCACCGGCACCCAGACCGCGCGGGGCTCCAAGATCCGGCAGCGCTGCAGCCAGCTTTCCTGGATGGAGACAGCCACGTTCTCCAGGGGCAGGACCAGGCCCAGGAACTCCAGTTGCCGCTCCAAAAGCGGCTTGCCCTCCCAGTCCCGCCAAGCCTTGGGGCCCCCGGCCCGGCGGCCGCGGCCCGCGGCCAATAGGTAAGCCTGGCAGGCAGGCCCGTCCACTAGATCAGGGGAGCGCCCGCTCCAGGCGCTTGATGGAACACGGTGGCGGGCATGGCGAAGGCGATCTTCTCCTTGCGGAAGGCGTCGAGGATGCCCAAGTGGATGGCCTGGTTGACGTCCATGTAGACCGTATAGTCCGGGCCCGTCACATAGTAGACCGCCTCGAAGGAGAAGCCGGTCTCGCCGAAGGAGCTCAGGTGCGCCCGGTCGAACCGCGCCTTGGACTGGGCCGAGATCGCGGCCTTGAGGAGGGCCGGGACCTTGGCGACCTGCTCCGCCGTCGTCGTGTAGGGCACGCCCACCTTGAAGGCGATGCGCCGCTCGCGCAGCAGGCGGAAGTTCTGGATCTCCGAGGAGGTCAGCTTGGAGTTGGCCACGATGAGCATCTCGCCGGAGAGGGCGCGCACCCGGGTGGTCTTGATGCCGATGTGCTCGACCGTGCCCTGCTTGTCTCCCACCACGATGAAGTCCCCGACCACGAAGGGCCGGTCCAGGTAGATGGCCAGGGCGCTGAACAGGTCGCCCAGCACGGCCTGCGCGGCCAGGGCCACGGCCACGCCGCCGATGCCCAGGCCCGCGAGCATGGAGCTCACGTTGAAGCCCAGGTTGCTCAGCACGAAGAGCACGGCCACGACCCAGAGCAGGCCGCTGATGAGGTAGCTCAGGTTGCGCGCCGTGCCCTTGTCCGCCTCCGCGCCGCGGCCCTGGGCGCAGAGCATCTTGCGGATGGAATAATCGGCCCCGACGCGCAGCCAGGTCAAAGCCCGATAGGTGAGGGCCATGAGCAGGACGGCGTGCAGGAGATGCTCGGCCCGCGCAGGCAGGTCCAGATGCCGGGTGGCGGTCCAGAGGGCGACCAGCACGACCTCGGGCAGGCGGATCAGCTCCAGGAGGTCGACGAGCAAGTCGTCGAGGTCGGTCTCGGTCCTCGCGGCCAAGGCCCGCAGGCGTGCGATCACCACCTTGCGCACGATGGAGAAAGCGACGAGTATGCCGAGGAAGGTGCCTGCGCTGACCAGGTACTCCCAGACGCTGTTGCCGAGGATCTCGCGTTCGAGCATTCTGTGATGATAATGGATATCGGTGCCGGTGGTCAACTTTGTCAACTTCTCAACTTGTTGGTTGGTTGGGAAAGTTGATAAGTCAAGAAAGTCGACCACCGGCACCATCAAGGGGGCCAAAAAAGGTATAATCATGGAACTTCCGACGGAGAAAGAGGATAATGGCAACTACCGCTATGATGAAGAAGTCGACCACCAAGAACGCAGTCCCGGACTACAAGGTCAAGGACATCAGCCTCGCCGCCTGGGGCCGCAAGGAGATCACCATCGCCGAGGCCGAGATGCCGGGCCTCATGGCCCTGCGCGAGGAGTACGCGGGCAAAAAGCCGCTGGCCGGCGCCCGCGTCGCGGGCTGCCTGCACATGACCATCGAGACCGCGGTCTTGATCGAGACTTTGATCAAGCTCGGCGCCTCGGTGCGCTGGAGCTCCTGCAACATCTTCTCCACCCAGGACCACGCCGCGGCCGCCGTGGCCAAGGCGGGCGTGCCGGTCTTCGCCTGGAAAGGCGAGAGCCTCGGCGAGTACGACTGGTGCGTCGAGCAGACGTTGCGCTGGCCGGGCGGCAAGGGTCTCAACCTCATCCTCGACGACGGCGGCGACCTCACCAACATGGTCCACGACAAGTTCCCGGAGCTCCTCAAGGACGTCGTGGGTCTCTCCGAGGAGACCACCACGGGCGTGCACCGGCTCTGCCAGCGCCAGGCCGCCGGCACCTTGAAGTGCCCGGCCATCAACGTCAACGACTCGACCACCAAGAGCAAGTTCGACAACCTGTACGGCTGCCGCGAGTCGCTCCTGGACGGCATCAAGCGCGCCACCGACGTGATGGTCGCGGGCAAGGTCTGCGTGGTCGCCGGCTACGGCGACGTGGGCAAGGGCTGCTGCCAGTCTTTGCGCGGCATGGGCGCGCGGGTCCTGGTCACCGAGATCGACCCCATCACCGCCCTGCAGGCCTGCATGGAAGGCTACCAGGTCGTGACCATGGACGAGGCCGCAGCCCTTGGCGACATCTTCGTCACGGCCACCGGCTGCCGGGACATCATCGTGCGCAGGCACCTCGACGCCATGAAGTCGGGCGCCATCGTCTGCAACATCGGGCACTTCGACCTGGAGATCGACGTGGCCTCCATCGTCAACGACGAGAAGATCAAGCGCGAGATAGTCAAGCCGCAGGTCGACGAATTCATCTGGCCCGACGGCAAGAAGGTCATCGTCCTGGCCGAGGGCCGGCTGGTCAACCTGGGCTGCGCCTCCGGGCATCCGAGCTTCGTGATGAGCGCCTCCTTCACCAACCAGATCATGGCCCAGATCGAGCTGTGGTCCCACCGCGGCCAGGGCAAGTTCAAGAACGAGGTCTACGTGCTGCCCAAGCTCCTCGACGAGAAGGTGGCGCGCCTGCACCTGGGCAAGCTCGGGGCCAAGCTCACCAAGCTCACCAAGGCCCAAGCCGATTACCTGGGCATCAGCCCCGACGGGCCCTACAAGCCCGAGAACTACCGGTACTGACCCCTGATACGGAGAATCATCCGCCGCATCTTCGGTAAGAAGGCTCAGGCCGAGCCGGTGCAGAAGCACGCGCCGGCTCACGCCCACCC
This Elusimicrobiota bacterium DNA region includes the following protein-coding sequences:
- a CDS encoding response regulator, producing the protein MAHIMVVDDDRGIVSLIKTLLNKAGHRVTTSGSGQDALKKLGMEPDAPSAELPDLLLLDIMMPEVDGYKVGTVIRERERTRGIPIVVVSALRDLSPIFNATVKVEGFLTKPFAPEDLLALVAKILAAKDARKD
- a CDS encoding NTP transferase domain-containing protein, giving the protein MDGPACQAYLLAAGRGRRAGGPKAWRDWEGKPLLERQLEFLGLVLPLENVAVSIQESWLQRCRILEPRAVWVPVDPEAPALAAILALARALPLERWTFLYHVDMRVWEPELFRLLAERAAEGGAEAVVPVQGGRRGHPVLLSPGLRDSLLALNPVKDRLDVWLRSRRVVEVPVPYLCVHDNWNS
- a CDS encoding mechanosensitive ion channel family protein — its product is MLEREILGNSVWEYLVSAGTFLGILVAFSIVRKVVIARLRALAARTETDLDDLLVDLLELIRLPEVVLVALWTATRHLDLPARAEHLLHAVLLMALTYRALTWLRVGADYSIRKMLCAQGRGAEADKGTARNLSYLISGLLWVVAVLFVLSNLGFNVSSMLAGLGIGGVAVALAAQAVLGDLFSALAIYLDRPFVVGDFIVVGDKQGTVEHIGIKTTRVRALSGEMLIVANSKLTSSEIQNFRLLRERRIAFKVGVPYTTTAEQVAKVPALLKAAISAQSKARFDRAHLSSFGETGFSFEAVYYVTGPDYTVYMDVNQAIHLGILDAFRKEKIAFAMPATVFHQAPGAGAPLI
- the ahcY gene encoding adenosylhomocysteinase, translated to MKKSTTKNAVPDYKVKDISLAAWGRKEITIAEAEMPGLMALREEYAGKKPLAGARVAGCLHMTIETAVLIETLIKLGASVRWSSCNIFSTQDHAAAAVAKAGVPVFAWKGESLGEYDWCVEQTLRWPGGKGLNLILDDGGDLTNMVHDKFPELLKDVVGLSEETTTGVHRLCQRQAAGTLKCPAINVNDSTTKSKFDNLYGCRESLLDGIKRATDVMVAGKVCVVAGYGDVGKGCCQSLRGMGARVLVTEIDPITALQACMEGYQVVTMDEAAALGDIFVTATGCRDIIVRRHLDAMKSGAIVCNIGHFDLEIDVASIVNDEKIKREIVKPQVDEFIWPDGKKVIVLAEGRLVNLGCASGHPSFVMSASFTNQIMAQIELWSHRGQGKFKNEVYVLPKLLDEKVARLHLGKLGAKLTKLTKAQADYLGISPDGPYKPENYRY